A window of Corynebacterium qintianiae contains these coding sequences:
- a CDS encoding replication initiation protein codes for MTLPHSEHGWAQPAPTSVDVAAFTREQLGGLEDTPAGATDRDALISHLGRDVLHVSRDRNFAKAYRRTKDGVTVPLMWRTDSEELGKFQYAMLTNKQYAAVLVVDIDQPGTQGGHPINLAEELRVKLFQLVSRGLGPAWVGINRLSGKAQCLWLIDPVYADESGKSPHMALLAATSRTLGGFLDHDPNFAHRFSRSPFYTGDSPDRYIWYRQHHRIDRLSDFIREVREVTDEPQHVSPRQEFSSGRELIETVKARREQAQAFRAIADEIEVEMGEETDRYNPDLIDGVLVRWIVPGRAARDETAFRHALKTAHRLRAAGERMTDAAIIDAYERAYNIAQREGADGRAVEMPPMRDRQTMARRVRGYVTQGKTDSYGTPTARYATTSQRKALATMGRRGGKKAAKRWETDPEGEYAQNELKKLQSANKRRRLRGQSTRARVLNVAMDTVAQTGKLPSGREIAEELGVTKRTVNLHLKALREAGLLEID; via the coding sequence ATGACTTTACCCCATTCTGAGCATGGTTGGGCACAACCCGCCCCCACCTCGGTTGATGTCGCGGCGTTTACCCGCGAGCAGCTCGGCGGGCTTGAGGACACCCCGGCAGGGGCGACAGACCGCGACGCGTTAATTTCCCACCTGGGCCGTGACGTGCTGCATGTCAGTCGCGACCGAAACTTTGCCAAGGCCTACCGCCGCACCAAGGACGGGGTGACGGTGCCGCTGATGTGGCGCACGGACTCCGAGGAGCTGGGTAAGTTCCAGTACGCGATGCTGACCAACAAGCAGTACGCCGCCGTCCTAGTCGTTGACATCGACCAGCCCGGCACCCAGGGAGGCCACCCGATCAACCTGGCCGAGGAATTACGGGTAAAACTCTTCCAGCTCGTTTCCCGCGGTCTCGGGCCGGCGTGGGTGGGCATCAACCGCTTAAGCGGCAAAGCGCAGTGTTTGTGGCTGATTGACCCGGTCTATGCCGACGAGTCCGGTAAGTCCCCCCACATGGCGCTTCTGGCGGCGACGAGCCGGACCCTGGGCGGGTTTTTGGACCACGACCCGAACTTCGCCCACCGGTTCAGCCGCAGCCCCTTCTACACAGGCGATAGCCCAGATCGCTATATCTGGTACCGGCAGCATCACCGCATTGACCGGCTGTCAGACTTCATCAGGGAGGTACGCGAGGTGACCGACGAGCCCCAACATGTCTCCCCCCGCCAGGAGTTCTCCAGTGGGCGCGAACTCATCGAGACGGTCAAGGCACGCCGCGAGCAGGCCCAGGCCTTCCGCGCGATCGCCGACGAGATCGAAGTCGAGATGGGCGAGGAAACGGATCGCTACAACCCGGATCTCATCGACGGTGTTCTAGTGCGCTGGATCGTCCCGGGGCGTGCCGCACGCGACGAGACAGCTTTTCGCCACGCCCTGAAGACCGCCCACCGCCTGCGGGCAGCAGGGGAGCGAATGACCGATGCAGCGATCATCGACGCCTACGAGCGCGCCTACAACATCGCCCAGCGCGAAGGCGCCGACGGCAGGGCAGTGGAGATGCCCCCGATGCGCGATCGCCAGACCATGGCTAGGCGTGTGCGCGGCTATGTCACTCAGGGCAAGACCGACTCTTACGGCACACCCACCGCCCGCTACGCCACCACAAGCCAGCGCAAGGCCCTGGCCACCATGGGCCGCAGAGGAGGCAAGAAAGCCGCCAAGCGGTGGGAAACAGACCCCGAAGGGGAATACGCCCAGAACGAGCTAAAGAAGCTCCAGTCGGCAAATAAACGCCGTCGACTACGAGGGCAAAGCACCAGAGCCCGCGTGCTCAATGTGGCGATGGATACAGTCGCGCAAACTGGAAAACTTCCCTCGGGGAGAGAAATCGCTGAAGAGCTCGGTGTAACCAAGAGGACTGTGAATCTCCACCTTAAAGCTCTGCGGGAAGCGGGCCTACTGGAGATAGATTAA